TCTGATTCGCTCGGAGACCGATCGCGGCGTGCTGATGATCTGCGACACGCGGCTCGTCGACAAACCGTATGGGCGCCGGATATGGCAGAGCCTGCCGCCATTCAAGCGCACGCGTGAAATCGACGTGGTGCGCGAGTTCTTCGAAGAGAAAGCGCAAGCTTGAGAAAGACGCCCGCTACAGCTACATCGACAACACAGGCTTGCGATGCAGCAGGCAAATCATTCTGTTTTTAAGGCCGGACTACATGGTGTGGCTTAACGACATGAATTGACCAAAATGCATCGAATACATGCAAGCCGAATAATCGCGATTAATAACAGCGCATAAAGCAAAACGCCACGAGTTTGAATTCGTGGCGTTTTGCTTTTTGCCCGGGAAGCCCTCGGACTTCCCGTTGCAGTTTTCGCCCGGAGGGCGAACCCTGTGCTACAGCTTACTGGCTTGCGCCCGAAGCCGGAGCAGCTGCCGACGCAGCAGCGTCCGAAGCAGCAGCGCCTGCGTCCGAAGCAGCCGTCGTAGCCGAAGCAGCAGCGTCGCTCGCAGCAGCAGCAGCGCCCGAAGCAGCAGCAGCCGAATCCGAAGCAGCAGCAGCCGGTGCCGAAGCGGCAGCAGCGTCGCTAGCCGGGGCAGCTGCCTGGTCGCTGCTCTTGTTGCATGCAGCCAGTGCCACAGCTGCCAACAGGGATGCTACGAGGAGGGATTTCTTCATGATCACGTCCTTTTATGGTTAAAGGTAAGCAACAGCGCAAAATAATACCGGTAATGTGCTCCAACACCGACCTGGGCCGCTGGTGGAGACCGCACTTCATGAGCGTGAATCTTCCCTACGGCTTGGGCGGAAATTATATGCACTTTCGTATCGACCGTCGACAAATCCGGGGCCAATACGTTGTCTTTCTCAGACAATTTTTCGCTATACGGTATGACAGCGGAGCGAATCTTATCTCAGTTCACCCATCTGTATCCAGCCCGCACGATACCACTCGTGAAGTAGTGCTGTCACCGACGATTGCCCCGAGAGTGTTACAAAGCGTTTCGCACTCAGATAGCGGTTGTCGGCGAGTTCAATCACCGCGTTTTTTACTCCCGACAGCCTGCTTTCTTCTCCATTCAGGTAGTAAGCACGACTGTCGTAAAGCAGCACAGTCTTGCGATCCAGGCGCACGCCTTCGTTGCTTGCGCGCTTGACGAAACGCGCTTCATCGAGCGGTCGCGCGGGCGGATCGAACACGACGCTTGGCTTCGGCTCGCTCAGATACGTACCGAGGAACGACGACACGTCCTTCTCGGTCCAGTCGATCTTAGCAAGGATCGCGCCCACCCGGTCGACGAGCGCGGCGGGCAGTGCCGCGGGCGTCGCGACGGCCGGCTGCTGCGGATCGCGATAGAGCGCGGCGCCTTCCGGCGAGCCGGCCGCTTCGCCGCGCTCCGCAAGGTAATACAGGAACTGCGCGGCGAGTTCGGCCGTCGACGGTGCGCGAAAGCCGATCGAGCACGTCATGCATTCCCCTTCGGCCACGCCGTCGTGGGCGATGTGGGGCGGCAGGTAGAGCATGTCGCCCGGCTCCAGTACCCATTCCTCTTCTGGCTCGAAGCGTTGTAGAACTTTCAGGGGCAGGCCGGGCTGCAACGAGAGATCGCGTTGCGCGCCGATGCGCCAGCGACGCTTGCCATGAACCTGCAACAGGAAGACATCGTAAGAGTCGAAGTGAGGACCGACGCCGCCGCCGTCGGTCGCGTACGAGATCATCAGATCGTCGAGGCGCGCGTCGGGCACAAAGCGAAAACGGTCAAGTAGTGCGCGCGCGCGGTCGTTATGCAGATCGACGCCTTGCACGAGCAAGGTCCACGCACGCTGTTTGACGGAAGGCAATTCGTCTGCAGCAAATGGACCATGTTCGAGCTGCCATTTTTTGCGGAAGTGCGTGATTAGGCGCGACTCGACTTCGTCCTGATCGGCCAGTTCGAACAGTTCGTCGCGCG
This is a stretch of genomic DNA from Paraburkholderia caribensis. It encodes these proteins:
- a CDS encoding cupin domain-containing protein produces the protein MPVRPPDYTAGKAAARSSSTPVSASSAPAPDQPASLLGNLTPSQFMRRYWQKKPLLIRQAIADIAAPLTRDELFELADQDEVESRLITHFRKKWQLEHGPFAADELPSVKQRAWTLLVQGVDLHNDRARALLDRFRFVPDARLDDLMISYATDGGGVGPHFDSYDVFLLQVHGKRRWRIGAQRDLSLQPGLPLKVLQRFEPEEEWVLEPGDMLYLPPHIAHDGVAEGECMTCSIGFRAPSTAELAAQFLYYLAERGEAAGSPEGAALYRDPQQPAVATPAALPAALVDRVGAILAKIDWTEKDVSSFLGTYLSEPKPSVVFDPPARPLDEARFVKRASNEGVRLDRKTVLLYDSRAYYLNGEESRLSGVKNAVIELADNRYLSAKRFVTLSGQSSVTALLHEWYRAGWIQMGELR